DNA from Candidatus Beckwithbacteria bacterium:
ATGGGGAGAATTAACAAAATCAGTAAAACCGTACCGTAAGAGCGCATAAAGTCGTTGTATTCGTCAGCCCAGTCTAAAGGCAAGATGCCGTAAAGGATTTTAGAACCGTCAAGCGGGGGTATGGGCAGAAGATTGAAAATAGCCAGGTTAACATTAATAATAATTAAGGGAAGAAAAATAAGAGATAAGAGAGGGATGCCGGAAAGTTTGGTAATAATAGAAAGAATAGTGGCTAAAATCAGATTGCTGGCCGGACCGGCAAGAGAAATTAAGGCGGCGTCGCGTTTGGGGTGGCGCAGGTTAAAGGGGTCAAAAGGGACGGGTTTGCCCCAGCCGAAATGGAAAAATAAAAGCATCAAGGTGCCGATGGGGTCAAGATGGTTTAAGGGGTTAAGACTTAAACGTTTCATTAGTCTGGGAGTAGGGTCGCCTAATTTATCGGCCACCAGGGCGTGGCTAAATTCATGAACAGTTAGGGCGATTAAAAGCGCGGGAATAAAAATCAGGAAATCATTGAACATAATTTTAAATTAACCTAATTATTCTAATTGACCTAATTGACCTAATGAATTATAGTATATCCTGATATGTCACACAGGTGTCAAAAATGCGGTAAAGGTATCCAGTACGGGCATTTTGTATCGCATGCCAAAAACAGGGTATTAAGAGTATTCCAACCCAACTTAAAGCGGATAACGGTAATGGTTGACGGGAAAAAACAGAGAATGATTTTGTGTACCAGCTGTGTCCGCGCATTTAAGAAGCAAAATTTTAAATAAAAATTTCCTGCCCGGAAAAGCAAGTATGGTAGGGGGGATCGAGTTAAGTAGTTTGGAAAAGCTGGTGACGGCAAGAGACGTGGGGTCTTTTATTCTTTTTATGGTAAATAGCCATATGGTTGAAGAAAATTTGGGAACACTGGAACAGAAATACCATGAAGCGGTTAACTTATGTGGCTACCCTTTTGTAATTAAAGAAGCATTAAGGAATATGATGGCAAGCCCGGCTGGGTTAGATAAGGACACAGGAGAGTTAAAACCCAAAGCACGGGAATTAATAGGGAAATTAGCGATTGATGGATATTTAGATAGTTTTGTCCAGGAAATTAAAGCTGAAGTTCAAGCTCCTCAAATATAGAGACGGTTTTTATTAATATAGGCGGCAATTTTTTCAGGAACGAGGTGGTTAATGGTTAGGCCGGCTTGGAGGCGTTTGCGGACAATGGTAGAGGAAATATTGGTAATGACTTGTAAAGGATGTTCCAGAGTTTTCATGTTGGGATAAAGCGGCTGAAAAGTAAAGCCGGCGCGGGGGTAGATGTAAAAAGTCATGAGTTTTAATAATTTCTGCCAGTCATTCCAGAGGTCAAAAGTTTTTAACTGGTCCGAGCCCATCAGGAAAGAAAATTGGTGCTGCGGATAAGTCTTTTTTAAAAATTTAACCGAGTCAATGGTTTGTCCGGACATTTTTTTATCGATTTCGCAGGTTTGGACTTTAATGCGGTCCGTGGCTAATAATTTTGCCATGGCGAGGCGGAAATTGACCGGAGCTAAATCGTTATTTTTGACAAAAGTGTGCTGGTAGGTGGGCAGAAGCCAAATTTCATTTAAGTTTGGGATTAAGTCAAAAGTCTGGGTTAAAACAATTTCGTGGCCGAGGTGCGGTGGGTTGAAACTGCCGCCGAAAAGAGTTATATTCATGTCTTATTGTAACAGAAAAGGAGACATATGGCTGAAAAAGCCCCGATTCCCGTAGTAGGATTTGATTGCGGGAAATTCCCAAGAGATTTATTAGAACAGTTTGGAGAGACAGCTGAAAGTATCCAGGTGAATATATTAAAGTTAGCAGGTTTAATGATCGTGAATGAACGATGTAGGAAAATTTTTGAAGAAGAGATTGGTAGGCCAATAACCGAGTATTTTAAAGAAATTGCCGATAACCCGCTTGAAACTGTTTCCAAGTAATTGGCTGTTTAGCTTCAAGCTGGAGCAAATTTTTGGGTAGAAGCTTTAAGGTTTTTTTATTGGGCATAGTAGTCCAGACACCCGGC
Protein-coding regions in this window:
- a CDS encoding site-2 protease family protein; the protein is MFNDFLIFIPALLIALTVHEFSHALVADKLGDPTPRLMKRLSLNPLNHLDPIGTLMLLFFHFGWGKPVPFDPFNLRHPKRDAALISLAGPASNLILATILSIITKLSGIPLLSLIFLPLIIINVNLAIFNLLPIPPLDGSKILYGILPLDWADEYNDFMRSYGTVLLILLILPIGGSSLAIKLIMPVINVITNLLL
- the nadD gene encoding nicotinate (nicotinamide) nucleotide adenylyltransferase: MNITLFGGSFNPPHLGHEIVLTQTFDLIPNLNEIWLLPTYQHTFVKNNDLAPVNFRLAMAKLLATDRIKVQTCEIDKKMSGQTIDSVKFLKKTYPQHQFSFLMGSDQLKTFDLWNDWQKLLKLMTFYIYPRAGFTFQPLYPNMKTLEHPLQVITNISSTIVRKRLQAGLTINHLVPEKIAAYINKNRLYI